TCTTCACTCTCAACTACCATATCATCTGCAATTGCCTCTTTTAAAAGATCACTCTCTTTTACATTAATTTTTACACCTCTCTCAGCATTAGTTACATTTCCTGTTTTTATATTTATCTGATTAATATCAAGTTCATCTTTTATAAGATACTTATTTTCTTCAAATACTACATATCCATCTTTTTTTGAAAAATAACTTATTTTATTTTCATCCTCTTTTTTTTCAATTGTCTTTTCATCAAAATCAATTTCTGGAATAGTAAAATCTTTTAACTTTTCAATAGGTATAATTTTTCCTTTACAATTTCTTCCAACTCTTCCTTCTTTTGGTTTAATAATTTCAATAACTAACTCATTTTTTTTAATAGGATATATTAATTCTTTTTTTATACTTTTTTTATGCTTTTTATAATGGTAAATAATTTTTCCATTAATCGTTGGAATTTGGTCTATTCCTCTGCATAATTCAACTTTATATTCTTCTTTTAATTCTTTATAAATTTTAGATAAGTTTTTTATATCTTCTTTTAATTTGTCATCAAATAAATTTATAAATAAAGAGCTCCTCAGTTTCTTTTTATTCATTTCTTCATAAAATTTTACTTCATTAAATTCTTTAATATTAGATTTAGGAGAAAAAATAAAATTAGCAATTGTATAGTTTTTATTAATTTCTAATTTTCCTAAAATCTCAAAATCAGGATTTAATTTAAACTTTTTTATTTTTATTTGATAAACTTGTTTAATTTCTAAATCTTCATTCAACAAAAAATCTCTATCTTGAAGATGAAGTAATGCCTCTTTATCAGCCTCAATAAAATCTTCATCTTTTAATTTTATATAAGTTTTAACACTCAAAACATCAAAATCCAATGAAGAGAGTGGAATATTATATTCTTTTGATACTTTTATTAATTCTTCATTTACATTTTCACATATTACAATTTTTTCATTAAAATCTTTTTTTTCCTCATTTTTATCATTTTTCAAAAAATCAAGTAATCCCACTCTCTTCCTTTATGTTAAAATTTCATATGCTTAAATCTATAATCGTAAATTTCATAGGAATCTTTAATTCAAGAGTACTTGGATTTATTCGTGATTTGTTAAGTGCTTCATATTTAGGAGCTACAATATATTCAGATATTTTTTTTGTAGCATTTAAATTTCCAAATTTATTTAGAAGAATATTTGCAGAAGGTGCATTTTCTCAAAGCTTTATTCCTTCTTTTGCAAAGTCTCAATA
This Caminibacter mediatlanticus TB-2 DNA region includes the following protein-coding sequences:
- a CDS encoding flagellar assembly protein A, with translation MGLLDFLKNDKNEEKKDFNEKIVICENVNEELIKVSKEYNIPLSSLDFDVLSVKTYIKLKDEDFIEADKEALLHLQDRDFLLNEDLEIKQVYQIKIKKFKLNPDFEILGKLEINKNYTIANFIFSPKSNIKEFNEVKFYEEMNKKKLRSSLFINLFDDKLKEDIKNLSKIYKELKEEYKVELCRGIDQIPTINGKIIYHYKKHKKSIKKELIYPIKKNELVIEIIKPKEGRVGRNCKGKIIPIEKLKDFTIPEIDFDEKTIEKKEDENKISYFSKKDGYVVFEENKYLIKDELDINQINIKTGNVTNAERGVKINVKESDLLKEAIADDMVVESEELRVKGNVGNKAKVKAKKLIIEGQTHKNAIIYATNSKINKHKGFLEGKNIEINSLENGRVIGKNVKVKMAMGGEIIAHSVEIENLLSHTKIYALKIIVINNLKGEENLLVISPKRVLKEKNTDELLKEVEEIEHSMFILKREIKKKKETIDKNKSAYEQLKNTYNENKKRGKSTSSSILMKLKEYKLFYEKYEKLMKKYKNLKKEKEELLEIIDNIQNAIYNAKIVSKTPWIAYNRIEFDLLEPPVSLKYDTKGDEGICGFKLKFISETPKIVKIRINNDSSSKGKNI